In Brevibacillus brevis NBRC 100599, a single genomic region encodes these proteins:
- a CDS encoding GNAT family N-acetyltransferase, whose protein sequence is MSTINNGAGLVIAKGLSEEWLKQIVHLAKICEAYDEFDLSVNLNVSMLQNRQPEQTNDFLYVQDGQLVGFLGMYAIVSPKEVEISGMVHPDYRRKGIFRALYEQAKAECEKREVTQILLVSNRKSKEASSFAEGVATTYQFSEYKLDYSATAHVTAVESDNRLQLFPATTNDFQTLVEIGVSGFEDTAELMTALVTRNLSEPSFQTYLAQYESEPVGMITVSEEDNEFFISGFCVKKGLQGKGLGRKILSQTVEILNQREHIGGISLEVAVDNQNALSLYQSTGFEVVSVYDYYVG, encoded by the coding sequence ATGAGTACAATTAACAACGGTGCAGGACTTGTAATAGCAAAAGGGCTTTCGGAAGAGTGGTTGAAACAGATTGTCCATTTGGCAAAAATATGCGAGGCATACGATGAATTTGATTTATCCGTCAACCTGAACGTATCGATGCTCCAAAACCGCCAACCTGAACAAACGAATGATTTTCTGTACGTCCAAGATGGGCAACTGGTTGGATTCCTCGGTATGTATGCGATCGTCAGTCCGAAAGAAGTGGAGATCAGCGGAATGGTTCATCCAGACTATCGACGCAAAGGAATCTTCCGCGCTCTGTATGAACAAGCAAAAGCTGAATGTGAAAAGCGTGAGGTAACGCAAATTTTACTCGTCAGCAATCGCAAGTCCAAGGAAGCCAGTTCTTTTGCAGAAGGCGTAGCGACCACTTATCAATTCTCTGAATACAAGCTGGATTACTCCGCTACAGCGCACGTAACTGCTGTGGAATCGGATAACCGTCTACAGCTTTTCCCAGCCACCACGAATGATTTTCAGACACTGGTAGAGATTGGCGTAAGCGGTTTTGAGGATACAGCTGAGCTCATGACTGCGCTAGTTACACGCAATTTGTCAGAGCCATCCTTTCAAACGTATCTGGCTCAGTACGAGTCTGAACCAGTCGGGATGATTACCGTAAGCGAAGAGGATAACGAGTTTTTCATCTCAGGATTTTGCGTAAAAAAAGGGCTCCAAGGAAAAGGGCTGGGTAGAAAAATCCTCTCTCAGACAGTGGAAATCTTGAATCAAAGAGAACACATAGGAGGAATTAGCCTAGAAGTGGCTGTCGATAATCAAAACGCCTTGTCACTCTATCAATCTACAGGATTTGAAGTCGTCTCAGTCTACGACTATTATGTCGGGTGA
- the ahlS gene encoding AhlS family quorum-quenching N-acyl homoserine lactonase: MPNISKARPKLYVMDNGRMSMDKNWIIAMHNPATIKNPNAATQFVEFPIYTVLIDHPEGKILFDTACNPNSMGIEGRWAASTQLASPWVASEECYLHNRLEQIHVRPEEIKYVVASHLHLDHAGCLEMFTNATIIVHEDELNGTLQSYARNEKEGAYVWADIDAWIKNHLQWRTVKRHEDNLELAEGIKIMNFGSGHAWGMLGLHIEMPETGGIILASDAIYTAESYGPPVKLPGIIYDSIGYRNTVEKIRTLAVRTNSQVWFGHDANQFKQFRKSTEGYYE, encoded by the coding sequence GTGCCGAATATTAGTAAAGCTCGCCCTAAGCTGTATGTGATGGATAACGGTCGAATGAGCATGGATAAAAACTGGATAATCGCCATGCATAATCCTGCTACGATCAAAAATCCGAACGCAGCTACACAGTTCGTGGAATTTCCGATTTATACGGTATTGATCGATCATCCAGAAGGAAAAATTTTGTTCGATACAGCCTGCAACCCGAACTCGATGGGCATCGAAGGACGCTGGGCCGCATCAACTCAGCTGGCGTCCCCTTGGGTGGCGAGCGAGGAATGTTACCTGCATAACCGGCTGGAGCAGATCCATGTAAGACCTGAGGAAATCAAGTACGTCGTTGCGTCTCATTTGCATTTGGACCATGCCGGGTGCTTGGAGATGTTCACGAACGCTACAATTATTGTCCATGAAGATGAGCTGAACGGCACGTTGCAAAGCTATGCCCGCAACGAAAAAGAAGGAGCCTACGTTTGGGCGGACATCGATGCTTGGATCAAAAACCACTTACAGTGGCGGACCGTCAAACGCCATGAAGATAACCTGGAGCTGGCTGAAGGAATCAAGATTATGAACTTTGGCAGCGGCCATGCTTGGGGCATGTTAGGCTTGCACATTGAAATGCCGGAAACTGGCGGGATCATCCTCGCTTCCGATGCCATCTATACGGCAGAGAGTTACGGTCCACCCGTCAAGCTGCCAGGCATCATATACGATTCGATCGGCTATCGGAACACGGTTGAGAAAATCCGCACGCTCGCTGTCCGAACGAATTCCCAAGTGTGGTTCGGGCATGATGCGAATCAATTCAAACAATTCCGCAAATCAACGGAAGGATACTATGAATAA
- a CDS encoding winged helix-turn-helix transcriptional regulator codes for MTSSAKGKQSDISLAVCGYSRVLEIISNKWTALVIYALENGSIRYGEMERRIEGISKKMLTQTVRKLEWNGLVQRHITPTVPPTVEYTLTPLGESLLQPMRELRQWGRENYWHVEAARANYDLTYCKESQSLTN; via the coding sequence TTGACATCTTCGGCTAAAGGAAAACAATCTGATATCTCATTGGCGGTGTGCGGATACAGCAGAGTTCTTGAAATTATTTCCAATAAGTGGACAGCGCTCGTCATTTATGCATTGGAAAACGGAAGCATTCGATACGGAGAAATGGAAAGAAGAATCGAGGGCATTTCAAAAAAAATGCTCACGCAAACGGTACGAAAACTGGAATGGAATGGGCTGGTCCAACGGCATATTACACCAACTGTGCCCCCAACAGTTGAATATACGCTCACTCCTTTAGGGGAAAGCTTGCTTCAGCCGATGAGAGAGCTAAGACAGTGGGGAAGGGAAAATTACTGGCATGTCGAGGCGGCAAGAGCCAATTATGATCTAACTTACTGTAAGGAGTCTCAGTCCTTGACAAATTGA
- a CDS encoding type IA DNA topoisomerase produces MKILIIAEKPDMGRNIAAAIDPKAKNHRTYLEGEKYMITWAIGHLIELAEPEAYDQKYKKWNINDLPIIPEPFKLVPNRKTIDQLKIIGQLAKRSNLLVNACDAGREGQHIFSLIQRHLKLTQPVKRLWISDLTPETIRKGFAEMKDAAAYENLTRAAKARSEADWLIGMNGSRAFTTKHNVLLSVGRVQTPVLALIYDRQKQIEAFSSVTFFQVEGHFSQGERMYKGLWQGDRLTDPAKAEMLARKVKGKQGRIASYEVKDTKEYPFKLYDLTLLQREANGKYGFSAKKTLDIAQALYEKHKVISYPRTNSNYVTEQNIPEMHNTLSSLQGTGYDALVKGANRSLVHKGNKFICNPAKVDDHHAILPTNRKASGLTPDEQKLYDLIVRRFLSQFYPPAEYKMHTVITDVENEFFRTSVKEQKSLGWKIIYADQQKEKPKNGKGTAKEEEDKEEIEVNEPFIIQSDASVVCSDAMVKEKETQPPKHFTEGTLLKAMESAGKQIEDEELRDAMKESGLGTPATRAATIERLKKVGYVEMQGKKVQLTLKGRTVIELIRGAGIELLTSPEMTGHWERRLNEISRGTAADGQFMENVKKFATMIVEKVRVQSRAEKTLFESESTTQKGSSKTRGRAGGRSTGKSGGSTATTRASTRSAAKTATTTSSIITKCPRPGCGGSIFMGRKGYGCSNYNVGCKFVIWKENYGRMLTDTQIKALIEKGKTGKMKLERQDGTPFQAKLILKSVESGELTFEQ; encoded by the coding sequence TTGAAGATATTAATTATTGCGGAGAAACCTGATATGGGACGAAATATTGCCGCCGCAATAGATCCTAAAGCGAAAAATCACCGCACCTATTTAGAAGGTGAAAAATACATGATTACGTGGGCAATCGGGCATTTAATTGAACTGGCAGAACCGGAGGCGTACGACCAAAAATATAAAAAGTGGAATATCAATGATCTTCCTATCATTCCCGAGCCGTTTAAGCTAGTACCCAATCGGAAAACAATCGACCAGCTAAAAATAATCGGGCAGTTGGCCAAACGAAGCAATCTGCTGGTTAATGCATGCGATGCCGGGCGGGAAGGTCAACACATCTTTTCCCTCATTCAGCGACATCTAAAATTGACGCAACCCGTTAAAAGACTGTGGATCTCGGACTTGACCCCTGAAACGATCAGGAAAGGATTCGCAGAGATGAAGGATGCCGCTGCCTATGAAAACTTAACGAGGGCAGCAAAAGCACGAAGTGAAGCCGATTGGCTAATCGGGATGAATGGCTCACGTGCATTTACGACCAAACATAACGTGCTTCTTTCTGTCGGACGAGTACAGACCCCTGTCCTTGCGCTCATTTATGATCGACAGAAGCAGATTGAGGCTTTCTCATCGGTTACGTTTTTTCAAGTCGAAGGGCATTTTTCGCAGGGGGAGAGGATGTACAAGGGTCTTTGGCAAGGTGATCGCTTAACCGATCCGGCTAAAGCAGAAATGTTGGCTCGTAAAGTGAAAGGAAAACAAGGGCGGATCGCCTCCTACGAAGTAAAGGATACCAAGGAGTATCCATTCAAGCTGTATGACCTGACATTGCTGCAACGTGAGGCCAATGGCAAGTACGGTTTTTCCGCCAAGAAAACCTTGGATATAGCACAGGCGCTGTATGAAAAACACAAGGTGATTTCTTATCCGAGAACGAATTCCAACTATGTGACAGAGCAAAATATTCCTGAAATGCACAACACCCTGTCGTCCTTGCAAGGCACTGGATATGACGCTCTGGTAAAGGGTGCAAACCGTAGTTTGGTTCATAAAGGCAACAAATTTATATGTAATCCGGCAAAGGTAGACGACCACCATGCAATCCTGCCGACCAATCGTAAGGCTTCAGGGCTTACGCCAGATGAGCAGAAGTTATATGATTTGATCGTTCGCCGTTTTCTGTCGCAGTTTTATCCGCCAGCAGAATATAAGATGCATACGGTCATAACCGATGTGGAAAATGAGTTTTTCAGAACGTCGGTGAAAGAACAGAAAAGTCTCGGTTGGAAGATTATTTATGCCGACCAGCAGAAGGAAAAGCCCAAGAATGGAAAAGGTACGGCCAAAGAAGAAGAGGATAAAGAAGAGATTGAAGTGAACGAGCCTTTTATCATTCAATCCGATGCCAGCGTAGTATGCTCGGATGCGATGGTAAAGGAAAAAGAAACACAGCCGCCCAAGCATTTTACGGAAGGAACGCTTCTAAAGGCCATGGAAAGCGCAGGCAAGCAAATCGAGGACGAGGAATTGCGTGATGCGATGAAGGAATCTGGACTGGGAACTCCGGCAACTCGTGCCGCTACCATCGAACGGCTGAAAAAGGTCGGATACGTTGAGATGCAGGGGAAAAAGGTTCAACTTACGCTAAAAGGCCGTACCGTTATCGAATTGATTAGGGGAGCAGGTATCGAACTTTTAACCTCTCCTGAAATGACGGGGCATTGGGAGCGTCGCTTAAATGAGATCTCCCGAGGAACCGCCGCCGACGGGCAATTTATGGAGAATGTGAAGAAATTCGCTACGATGATCGTAGAAAAGGTTCGCGTACAATCTCGTGCTGAAAAAACCTTGTTTGAGAGTGAGAGTACCACGCAAAAAGGATCTTCGAAAACAAGAGGACGAGCTGGTGGGCGCAGTACAGGTAAATCAGGTGGCAGTACTGCCACAACAAGGGCTTCAACTCGAAGCGCAGCAAAGACCGCTACTACAACTTCGAGTATCATCACCAAATGTCCACGACCGGGTTGCGGAGGCTCCATTTTCATGGGACGCAAAGGTTACGGATGTTCGAATTACAACGTGGGCTGTAAATTCGTTATATGGAAAGAGAATTACGGGCGTATGCTGACGGATACGCAGATTAAAGCACTCATTGAAAAAGGCAAAACGGGTAAAATGAAGCTTGAGCGTCAGGATGGAACACCATTTCAAGCTAAACTTATTTTGAAAAGTGTAGAATCGGGCGAGCTTACTTTCGAACAGTAA
- a CDS encoding DUF2515 domain-containing protein, whose amino-acid sequence MGLSWYQYASRLPLAMNLGKVRTATAPLPAQDQKTVEQIKQETHAHNRDNIDRTRAYLSFYQKHPQVHWALLAHLVSRNAGWSMTDLRGELLPRLLRTKEQQDYFSFLERGNWLIFHDAYPQLLLYEESVRRQTNLFYLLPHLGVSTFMQAIWNHFWKTTDKELLAIALIINEQNYLEEQLMKDSSYQNSVVRTIPFALQELLQLNLILFPQRKVVDEQGSFLQLVGERVFHFASLPERIRLGKRLYSLLFGGANRQEAAYAWAMEQPHTGSRKDYWPHLFHDVNDTVPGKSYQVKLMNCQLRQGAKRLFSPTLRQVWRPIHHEPPKALDWYKNKGDVWHVLTRMEETAFAAEMNEVYCQALAKIEWAVAARTRLLG is encoded by the coding sequence ATGGGTTTGTCGTGGTACCAATACGCATCACGTCTGCCGCTTGCCATGAATCTGGGGAAAGTCCGTACGGCGACAGCACCATTGCCAGCACAAGATCAAAAAACGGTAGAGCAGATCAAACAGGAGACACACGCCCACAACCGTGACAACATAGACAGAACGCGCGCCTATTTGTCGTTTTATCAAAAGCATCCACAGGTTCACTGGGCGCTATTGGCACATCTCGTATCGCGCAATGCGGGATGGAGTATGACTGATTTGCGGGGAGAATTATTGCCTCGCTTGCTTCGAACAAAAGAGCAGCAGGATTATTTTTCGTTTTTGGAGCGGGGGAACTGGCTGATTTTTCACGATGCGTACCCTCAATTGTTACTGTATGAAGAGAGTGTCAGGCGACAGACCAACCTTTTTTATTTACTGCCCCATCTGGGCGTCTCTACGTTCATGCAGGCGATCTGGAATCATTTTTGGAAGACCACAGATAAAGAGCTGCTCGCCATTGCTTTGATCATCAATGAACAAAACTATTTGGAAGAGCAGCTTATGAAAGACTCAAGCTATCAAAATTCAGTTGTCCGCACCATCCCGTTTGCCCTCCAGGAGCTTTTGCAACTGAATTTGATCTTGTTTCCCCAGCGGAAAGTGGTCGATGAGCAGGGAAGCTTCTTGCAGCTCGTGGGGGAGCGAGTGTTTCATTTTGCCTCCTTACCAGAGAGAATCCGTTTGGGAAAAAGGCTGTACAGTCTGCTGTTCGGGGGGGCGAATAGGCAGGAGGCAGCGTACGCTTGGGCAATGGAACAGCCACACACAGGTTCGCGAAAAGATTATTGGCCGCATCTTTTTCACGATGTGAATGATACAGTTCCTGGCAAGTCTTATCAGGTAAAACTAATGAACTGTCAGTTGCGCCAAGGGGCAAAGCGGCTGTTTTCCCCAACGCTGCGTCAAGTTTGGAGACCTATCCACCATGAGCCGCCAAAGGCGTTAGATTGGTACAAAAACAAGGGCGATGTATGGCATGTGCTGACACGAATGGAGGAGACAGCATTTGCAGCAGAGATGAATGAGGTGTATTGCCAGGCGTTGGCAAAAATCGAGTGGGCTGTCGCAGCCAGGACGAGATTACTTGGCTAA
- the shc gene encoding squalene--hopene cyclase: protein MRIGTTTNPSMPFPLSSSGAVFYREVNELREVQQEINRIQAFLLQRQQEDGTWRFCLESSPMTDSHMIILLRTLGIHDERLMEKLTAHITALQHDNGAWKLYPDEQEGHLSTTIDSYYALLLSGKYTKNEPRMALARSFILEKGGLTQANMLTKFATALTGQYQWPSHFLVPVEIALLPPSFPVSFYDFVGYARVHLAPMMIVADRNYVKKPDNAPDLSDLYADTPISRGLYPHRFLENFLKEGQSFLATIHDSLQQLPFLPGQLHKLALRRLEQYILARIEPDGTLYNYSTSTFFMIFALLARGFSPKDPLIQKAMQGLTGSVYDYENGAHLQLATSAVWDTALLTFSLQKSGLSPTHPAIQKANRYLLRKQQHTYGDWKIRNPNGKPGGWGFSDYNTMNPDIDDTTAALRSLRLLARTDVTAATAWKRGLEWLLSMQNDDGGWPAFERNTDADFIRHLPIEGADTVSTDPSSADLTGRTLEFLGNYAGRTLTDLHVEKGVRWLLKHQESDGSWYGRWGIAYLYGTWAAITGLMAVGFSPTEPAIQKAVAWLVANQNPDGGWGESCQSDLKKTYVPLGASTPSQTAWAIDALIAVSSKPTAELQRGIRYLLTHNQANDWTTRYPTGGGRPGGTYFAYHSYRWIWPLLALSHYQVKYANT, encoded by the coding sequence ATGCGTATTGGTACCACGACAAACCCATCGATGCCCTTCCCCCTCTCTTCCTCAGGCGCCGTATTTTATCGGGAGGTGAATGAGTTGCGTGAAGTCCAGCAAGAAATCAACCGTATTCAAGCCTTTTTGTTACAGCGCCAACAAGAGGATGGCACATGGCGCTTTTGTCTGGAAAGCTCACCGATGACAGACTCTCACATGATCATCCTATTGCGCACGCTGGGTATTCATGATGAGCGTTTGATGGAGAAGCTCACGGCTCACATCACGGCTCTCCAACACGATAATGGAGCATGGAAGCTGTATCCCGACGAGCAGGAAGGCCATCTGTCTACGACGATTGATTCGTATTACGCTCTGCTGTTATCAGGCAAATATACGAAGAACGAACCGAGAATGGCTCTGGCTCGCTCGTTTATTTTGGAAAAGGGTGGGCTGACACAAGCAAACATGCTGACCAAATTTGCTACAGCCTTGACAGGCCAATACCAGTGGCCCTCGCATTTTCTCGTTCCCGTCGAGATTGCTCTCTTGCCCCCGAGCTTCCCTGTCAGCTTTTACGATTTTGTCGGGTACGCACGTGTCCATCTTGCCCCCATGATGATTGTGGCTGATCGCAACTATGTAAAAAAGCCTGACAATGCACCAGACTTGTCCGATCTATACGCAGATACACCGATCTCTCGCGGTCTATATCCGCATCGATTCCTAGAGAATTTTCTCAAAGAGGGACAATCGTTTCTCGCCACCATCCACGATTCCTTGCAGCAGCTCCCCTTTTTACCCGGACAACTACACAAGCTCGCTCTACGTCGCCTGGAACAATACATCCTGGCGCGAATCGAGCCGGACGGTACGCTGTACAATTATTCGACCTCTACCTTTTTCATGATATTTGCGCTACTTGCACGGGGGTTTTCTCCGAAAGACCCACTGATCCAAAAAGCGATGCAAGGGCTTACCGGTAGTGTCTATGATTATGAAAACGGTGCACACTTGCAGCTAGCTACTTCAGCCGTCTGGGACACGGCGCTCTTGACTTTTTCGCTGCAAAAAAGCGGACTTTCTCCCACGCATCCCGCGATTCAAAAAGCAAACCGCTACCTTCTCCGAAAACAGCAGCATACGTACGGTGACTGGAAAATTCGCAATCCAAATGGAAAGCCTGGCGGTTGGGGATTTTCTGATTACAACACCATGAACCCCGATATTGATGATACGACAGCTGCTCTGCGCTCTCTACGCCTGCTGGCCCGTACGGATGTGACAGCAGCAACCGCATGGAAACGGGGGCTCGAATGGCTATTATCCATGCAAAACGACGATGGAGGCTGGCCTGCTTTTGAACGAAATACAGATGCTGATTTCATTCGCCACTTGCCTATCGAAGGAGCTGATACCGTCAGTACAGATCCGTCCTCTGCCGATTTGACAGGGAGGACCTTAGAATTCCTCGGAAACTATGCCGGACGAACATTGACTGACCTGCACGTAGAAAAAGGAGTCCGCTGGCTTCTCAAGCATCAAGAGTCAGACGGCTCCTGGTATGGACGTTGGGGAATTGCTTATCTATACGGTACTTGGGCTGCCATTACCGGGCTGATGGCGGTTGGCTTCTCCCCTACTGAACCCGCCATCCAAAAAGCGGTGGCGTGGCTGGTTGCCAACCAAAATCCCGACGGCGGCTGGGGGGAATCTTGCCAAAGTGACCTAAAGAAAACGTACGTCCCCCTCGGAGCAAGCACTCCCTCGCAGACAGCATGGGCAATCGATGCACTGATAGCCGTGTCATCCAAGCCGACGGCAGAGCTGCAACGAGGAATTCGCTATTTGCTCACTCACAATCAAGCAAATGACTGGACGACACGCTACCCGACTGGCGGGGGACGCCCTGGCGGCACTTACTTTGCTTATCACAGCTATCGCTGGATTTGGCCGTTGCTGGCTCTCAGCCACTATCAGGTCAAATACGCGAACACGTAA
- a CDS encoding spore germination protein — protein MPAFVGVINVNNVSGVFNVGDVRKIAPTSYTKTFAGGGSFNSGTNLSFKIPRSVVYVNDQSDNDIPLFVEETNDYRAKGRDFA, from the coding sequence ATGCCAGCATTCGTTGGAGTCATCAATGTAAACAACGTGAGCGGCGTTTTCAATGTCGGAGACGTCCGTAAAATCGCACCTACCAGCTACACAAAAACCTTCGCGGGTGGAGGATCATTTAATTCCGGTACGAATTTGTCCTTCAAAATTCCACGTAGCGTCGTCTACGTCAATGATCAATCGGATAATGACATTCCTCTTTTTGTAGAAGAAACGAATGATTACCGGGCAAAGGGACGAGATTTCGCATGA
- a CDS encoding spore germination protein GerPB — MNFFVTQHIVINSLKIDGITNSSVCQIGSAGIIKPLSKLYNTGGFTEPAPPAGPLPQAVSEEFVPLVPLVEPSRITPRMSLRRR, encoded by the coding sequence ATGAACTTTTTTGTCACGCAGCATATCGTAATCAACTCACTTAAGATCGATGGCATTACCAACTCCTCTGTGTGCCAGATCGGAAGTGCAGGTATTATTAAGCCATTATCCAAGCTTTACAATACAGGGGGATTTACAGAACCAGCACCACCAGCAGGACCTCTTCCACAAGCTGTTTCGGAGGAGTTCGTTCCACTTGTCCCGTTGGTAGAGCCTTCACGCATTACCCCGCGTATGTCCCTACGGCGTCGCTAA
- a CDS encoding spore germination protein GerPC, giving the protein MYMEHEMMQYIQQLHDYIQSQNKKIEHMRQMLEQLQQDVNDLKERQIPSVIKNEYKFDLLKVERLEGTLNIGLNPKGNDSGIGDFSINQSMDIPDPPQTSAPLFDRVQNEIYQYLEGDAYLVLEKIETECNYPLDQNYRAFILDDIKKQIDQRIKHYLNDLPTDELEPEQHDIFVQTIVQKVKRDIDKTCETFVKNLPREVNEP; this is encoded by the coding sequence ATGTACATGGAACACGAAATGATGCAATATATTCAACAGTTACATGACTATATACAATCGCAAAACAAAAAGATCGAACATATGAGACAGATGCTTGAACAACTGCAACAAGATGTCAATGACCTCAAGGAAAGGCAGATCCCTTCCGTCATTAAAAATGAATACAAATTCGACTTGCTCAAGGTTGAACGTCTCGAAGGGACTCTCAATATCGGATTAAATCCAAAAGGAAATGATTCTGGGATCGGTGATTTCTCCATCAATCAGTCAATGGACATCCCTGATCCTCCCCAAACCAGCGCTCCTCTTTTTGACCGTGTACAAAATGAGATTTATCAATATTTGGAGGGCGATGCCTACCTCGTTTTAGAAAAAATTGAAACGGAGTGCAATTACCCACTTGACCAAAATTATCGAGCGTTTATTTTAGATGATATTAAAAAGCAGATTGATCAACGCATCAAGCATTACCTAAACGATCTTCCTACTGATGAGCTGGAACCGGAGCAGCACGACATTTTCGTGCAAACGATCGTTCAAAAAGTGAAACGCGATATTGATAAAACATGCGAAACGTTTGTAAAAAATTTGCCGCGTGAGGTGAACGAACCTTGA